The Wolbachia endosymbiont of Spodoptera picta genome segment TGCTAAAAATTTGCATTATGTAGATTTAATCAAACCCATTGGGTTAAATGTTTTTGATATATTGAATCATGAATGCGTGATGTTAACAAAAGACACTTTAAAGCATCTTGAAGGTAGATTGTTATGATTAAATATAATAATATAATAAAATCTCCTGTAATCACAGAAAAGTCTTCTCTTTTAAGAGAGAAGTTTAATAAATACTCTTTGTATGTTTTTGTAAATGTAAATAAGCGTCAAATAAAATCGGCAATAGAGTCTTTATTTAATGTCAGAACTTCTTCTATAAATGTTATTAGAGTTAAACCTAAATATAGACGTTTCAGGGGTGTGATTGGTTGTAAAAAACAGAGAAAAAAGGTTTATTTTTCTTTGATAGATGGTCAAAAATTAGATATAATGAGCGTTTAATATGGGTATGAAATTTTTTAATCCTGTTACTCCGTCTTCTCGTGGGACTATATTAATAAGTAAAATTGGTTTATCAAAAGATAAGCCGGAGAAGTCTCTTGTATTTGGTAAGAAATCCAGTGGTGGAAGAAATAATCATGGTAGAATTACAACTCGTCACAGGGGTGGTGGTCACAAGAAGAAGTATAGAGTTATAGATTTTAAACGTAATAGAAGTGATCAGGGTGTAGTTGAGAAAATAGAGTATGATCCAAATAGAAGTGGGTTTTTAGCATTAGTATCATATAAGGAAGATGATACTAAATCTTATATATTAGCTCCTCAAGGTATGAAGCCTGGTGATGTTGTGACAGCTGGAGATGATGCTGATATTTTGCCAGGGAATTGTTTACTACTCAAGCATATACCTGTTGGTTCTTTCGTTCATAATGTTGAGCTGAAGCCAGGTAATGGTGCTGCGATTGCTAGAGCTGCTGGTTGT includes the following:
- the rplB gene encoding 50S ribosomal protein L2 — encoded protein: MGMKFFNPVTPSSRGTILISKIGLSKDKPEKSLVFGKKSSGGRNNHGRITTRHRGGGHKKKYRVIDFKRNRSDQGVVEKIEYDPNRSGFLALVSYKEDDTKSYILAPQGMKPGDVVTAGDDADILPGNCLLLKHIPVGSFVHNVELKPGNGAAIARAAGCYAQIVGRDGQYVLLRLRSGQIRLILSSCKATIGVVSNPDHKNRKLGKAGRSRWLGIRPTVRGVAMNPVDHPHGGGEGKTSGGRHPVTPWGVATKGRKTRKKNKSSDKYIKKLKG
- a CDS encoding 50S ribosomal protein L23, whose translation is MIKYNNIIKSPVITEKSSLLREKFNKYSLYVFVNVNKRQIKSAIESLFNVRTSSINVIRVKPKYRRFRGVIGCKKQRKKVYFSLIDGQKLDIMSV